The window TAAGTAAACTTCATGCTGTCCGGTTCCGGCAAAATAAAAGGAATTAAACTTCAGGTCAAAACTTTTCATCTTTTTGACCGGATGGGGTGGAAACAATCTGTTAAAACTGTTTTTTTTATGCGTCATTTTATGAGAAATCCCGTAGAGTACAATAACAGAAGTAATCCCAAGAAATAAATAAACGGATAATTTAATCAGAACATTTTTCATTTTATTTACTATTTTCAAATTGAACTTTACCCAGTATAAGTACTCCAAACATGGCTAGAAATACAAAACCGATATTGAAAATAAGATGTTCCGTCCATCCCATTTTATCGAGGATTCCGCCACAGGAACAAGGCACAAAAGGACTGAATTTTAAGATCATTACGATATAGGTAGTAAATACAACCATTAAACCAAATGATACATATAAGGCTTGTAAACGAAACTTAGGAATACATAACATTGATGCGATTATAAGTTCGGTAACAGGAACTAACCAGACGATCCATCTCCCCACCGAAGTCAGTAGAGGTGATTGCCCAACCTGGATCCTGAATTTCTGAAAGTCTGTCAATTTACTTACCCCTGCATAGACAAATAATAGAATAAACAGCAGACAGATAATTTCAATAATAATTTTTCTATGCTTCTCATACCATTTCATATCATTTGTATTTAACTGATATTAAACAACATAAAATTATAAAGCTGAAATGATCCCTAAGGGATAAAGAGTGGTCTGTAAGGGATTTTGTGAATGAATCAGGAGGATAATATTATGATTTTTTAATTGTAGACCTTAAAGTTTTGGGTCTGTAACCATATCTCTTATTGAATTCTCTGGAAAAATGGGTGCCATTTTTAAACCCAACCATTTTAGCAATCTCTTTAAAGGACTTTTCAGAAAACTCCACAAGAACATGTGCTTTTCTGAGTCGTTCTTCCTTTAAAAATTGAAAAACCGTCATGCCGTTAAGTTCCTTAAAACCTCTTTTCAGTTTAAATTCATTGGTGCCAAAATCATGTGCCATTTCTTTAAGGCTAGGTAATTCCTCATCCAAATGGTTCTTGATATATTCGCCGGCCGCCCTGATCTTGGAAAGATCTGAAATATGTAAAATTTGCTTATCTTTCTTCGAACTTTTTGATGCGAATTGGTTTAGCACCCTCTTTTGCACCTCTATGTCAAGCACCTTTCTTTTCTGAACCATGTCAAAGGTAGTAACAATCGTTTTTCCCTTAAATAAGGAACCATGCGAAAATTTGATCACACGGCAATAGGCAGGGAATAAAAGCTTTTTATTGGTTATAAAAGATAATTGTAAGGATGCTTCCTGCATGGATTCCCCATCGATAATTTCTTTTATAGTGCCCCATTCTCTTTGTGATTCGGTTGAGAGGAACTCCTCAAAAAGTTTACCCCATATATCATTCTCTTTGAACCCTAAAAAACTTTTGGTACTTCCGCTGATTTCTTCAATACGGAATTCCTTATTCAGGATAAAAAGTATTTGTATGACCAATGCATAGGAATCATGGAAATTCACATACCCCTGATGTAAAAAGGAATCCCTGATTTCTTCTGTGGTCATATTAATCAGAGCTGTCAGGGCTTCCAGCTCATCTTTTTTTTCTGAACGTTCAATACTATAGGAGAAATTACCTTTGTACATCTCTAACAGTTGCAGGTACACTTTTTCAAGTCGTGTTTTGTTTTCAGGATTATCCATAAGCCATAGCATTTACTACTAATGGGCGGGGAACCTAAAAGACACAATACTTGCTCAGTAGAGTATTTATGATCAAATATTTGAATGCTTTGGGGGAAGCATAAAATTACAAAAAATACGAATCTTTTTGATTA of the Zhouia spongiae genome contains:
- a CDS encoding helix-turn-helix transcriptional regulator, whose protein sequence is MDNPENKTRLEKVYLQLLEMYKGNFSYSIERSEKKDELEALTALINMTTEEIRDSFLHQGYVNFHDSYALVIQILFILNKEFRIEEISGSTKSFLGFKENDIWGKLFEEFLSTESQREWGTIKEIIDGESMQEASLQLSFITNKKLLFPAYCRVIKFSHGSLFKGKTIVTTFDMVQKRKVLDIEVQKRVLNQFASKSSKKDKQILHISDLSKIRAAGEYIKNHLDEELPSLKEMAHDFGTNEFKLKRGFKELNGMTVFQFLKEERLRKAHVLVEFSEKSFKEIAKMVGFKNGTHFSREFNKRYGYRPKTLRSTIKKS
- a CDS encoding MauE/DoxX family redox-associated membrane protein, which translates into the protein MKWYEKHRKIIIEIICLLFILLFVYAGVSKLTDFQKFRIQVGQSPLLTSVGRWIVWLVPVTELIIASMLCIPKFRLQALYVSFGLMVVFTTYIVMILKFSPFVPCSCGGILDKMGWTEHLIFNIGFVFLAMFGVLILGKVQFENSK